A region from the Acomys russatus chromosome 22, mAcoRus1.1, whole genome shotgun sequence genome encodes:
- the Rbpj gene encoding recombining binding protein suppressor of hairless isoform X1, protein MDHTKGSPEEERPAHAPSPGKFGERPPPKRLTREAMRNYLKERGDQTVLILHAKVAQKSYGNEKRFFCPPPCVYLMGSGWKKKKEQMERDGCSEQESQPCAFIGIGNSDQEMQQLNLEGKNYCTAKTLYISDSDKRKHFMLSVKMFYGNSDDIGVFLSKRIKVISKPSKKKQSLKNADLCIASGTKVALFNRLRSQTVSTRYLHVEGGNFHASSQQWGAFYIHLLDDDESEGEEFTVRDGYIHYGQTVKLVCSVTGMALPRLIIRKVDKQTALLDADDPVSQLHKCAFYLKDTERMYLCLSQERIIQFQATPCPKEPNKEMINDGASWTIISTDKAEYTFYEGMGPVLAPVTPVPVVESLQLNGGGDVAMLELTGQNFTPNLRVWFGDVEAETMYRCGESMLCVVPDISAFREGWRWVRQPVQVPVTLVRNDGIIYSTSLTFTYTPEPGPRPHCSAAGAILRANSSQVPTNESNTNSEGSYTNASTNSTSVTSSTATVVS, encoded by the exons GGAAGCTATGcgaaattatttaaaagaacgAGGAGATCAAACAGTACTCATTCTTCATGCAAAAGTTGCACAGAAGTCTTATGGAAATGAAAAACG atttttttgtCCTCCTCCTTGTGTGTATCTTATGGGCAGtggttggaagaaaaaaaaagaacaaatggaacGAGATGGTTGTTCTGAACAAGAGTCTCAACCCTGTGCATTTATTGGAATAGGAAATAGTGACCAAGAGATGCAACAGCTAAATTTGGAAGGGAAG AACTACTGCACAGCCAAAACACTGTACATATCTGattcagacaaaagaaaacacttcatgTTGTCTGTAAAGATGTTCTACGGTAACAGTGATGACATTGGTGTGTTCCTCAGCAAACGGATCAAAGTCATCTCCAAACCTTCCAAAAAGAAGCAGTCGCTGAAAAATGCTGACT TGTGTATTGCCTCAGGAACAAAGGTAGCTTTGTTTAATCGACTTCGATCCCAGACAGTTAGTACCAGATACCTGCATGTAGAAGGAGGAAATTTTCATGCCAGTTCACAGCAGTGGGGAGCATTTTATATTCATCTCT TGGATGATGATGAGTCAGAAGGAGAGGAGTTCACGGTCAGAGATGGTTACATCCATTATGGACAGACTGTCAAGCTCGTGTGCTCAGTTACTGGCATGGCACTCCCAAGATTG ATAATTAGGAAAGTTGATAAGCAGACAGCATTACTGGATGCAGATGACCCTGTATCACAACTCCATAAATGTGCATTTTACCTTAAGGATACAGAAAGAATGTACTTGTGCCTTTCTCAAGAAAGAATAATCCAATTTCAG gcCACTCCATGTCCGAAAGaaccaaataaagaaatgataaatgatgGCGCTTCCTGGACAATCATTAGCACAGATAAGGCAGAGTATACGTTCTATGAGGGGATGGGCCCTGTCCTTGCCCCAGTCACTCCTGTGCCTGTCGTAGAAAGTCTTCAG TTGAATGGCGGCGGGGACGTAGCAATGCTTGAACTTACAGGACAGAACTTTACTCCAAATTTACGAGTGTGGTTTGGGGATGTGGAAGCCGAAACAATGTACAG ATGTGGAGAGAGCATGCTCTGTGTGGTCCCAGACATTTCTGCATTCCGAGAAGGTTGGAGATGGGTCCGGCAGCCAGTCCAGGTTCCAGTAACTTTGGTCCGTAATGATGGAATCATTTATTCCACCAGCCTTACCTTTACCTACACACCAGAACCAGGGCCGAGGCCACACTGCAGCGCAGCAGGAGCAATTCTCAGAGCCAACTCAAGCCAAGTGCCCACCAACGAATCAAACACAAACAGCGAGGGAAGTTACACAAACGCCAGCACAAATTCTACCAGTGTCACATCGTCCACAGCAACTGTGGTGTCCTAA
- the Rbpj gene encoding recombining binding protein suppressor of hairless isoform X3 has product MAPVVTGKFGERPPPKRLTREAMRNYLKERGDQTVLILHAKVAQKSYGNEKRFFCPPPCVYLMGSGWKKKKEQMERDGCSEQESQPCAFIGIGNSDQEMQQLNLEGKNYCTAKTLYISDSDKRKHFMLSVKMFYGNSDDIGVFLSKRIKVISKPSKKKQSLKNADLCIASGTKVALFNRLRSQTVSTRYLHVEGGNFHASSQQWGAFYIHLLDDDESEGEEFTVRDGYIHYGQTVKLVCSVTGMALPRLIIRKVDKQTALLDADDPVSQLHKCAFYLKDTERMYLCLSQERIIQFQATPCPKEPNKEMINDGASWTIISTDKAEYTFYEGMGPVLAPVTPVPVVESLQLNGGGDVAMLELTGQNFTPNLRVWFGDVEAETMYRCGESMLCVVPDISAFREGWRWVRQPVQVPVTLVRNDGIIYSTSLTFTYTPEPGPRPHCSAAGAILRANSSQVPTNESNTNSEGSYTNASTNSTSVTSSTATVVS; this is encoded by the exons GGAAGCTATGcgaaattatttaaaagaacgAGGAGATCAAACAGTACTCATTCTTCATGCAAAAGTTGCACAGAAGTCTTATGGAAATGAAAAACG atttttttgtCCTCCTCCTTGTGTGTATCTTATGGGCAGtggttggaagaaaaaaaaagaacaaatggaacGAGATGGTTGTTCTGAACAAGAGTCTCAACCCTGTGCATTTATTGGAATAGGAAATAGTGACCAAGAGATGCAACAGCTAAATTTGGAAGGGAAG AACTACTGCACAGCCAAAACACTGTACATATCTGattcagacaaaagaaaacacttcatgTTGTCTGTAAAGATGTTCTACGGTAACAGTGATGACATTGGTGTGTTCCTCAGCAAACGGATCAAAGTCATCTCCAAACCTTCCAAAAAGAAGCAGTCGCTGAAAAATGCTGACT TGTGTATTGCCTCAGGAACAAAGGTAGCTTTGTTTAATCGACTTCGATCCCAGACAGTTAGTACCAGATACCTGCATGTAGAAGGAGGAAATTTTCATGCCAGTTCACAGCAGTGGGGAGCATTTTATATTCATCTCT TGGATGATGATGAGTCAGAAGGAGAGGAGTTCACGGTCAGAGATGGTTACATCCATTATGGACAGACTGTCAAGCTCGTGTGCTCAGTTACTGGCATGGCACTCCCAAGATTG ATAATTAGGAAAGTTGATAAGCAGACAGCATTACTGGATGCAGATGACCCTGTATCACAACTCCATAAATGTGCATTTTACCTTAAGGATACAGAAAGAATGTACTTGTGCCTTTCTCAAGAAAGAATAATCCAATTTCAG gcCACTCCATGTCCGAAAGaaccaaataaagaaatgataaatgatgGCGCTTCCTGGACAATCATTAGCACAGATAAGGCAGAGTATACGTTCTATGAGGGGATGGGCCCTGTCCTTGCCCCAGTCACTCCTGTGCCTGTCGTAGAAAGTCTTCAG TTGAATGGCGGCGGGGACGTAGCAATGCTTGAACTTACAGGACAGAACTTTACTCCAAATTTACGAGTGTGGTTTGGGGATGTGGAAGCCGAAACAATGTACAG ATGTGGAGAGAGCATGCTCTGTGTGGTCCCAGACATTTCTGCATTCCGAGAAGGTTGGAGATGGGTCCGGCAGCCAGTCCAGGTTCCAGTAACTTTGGTCCGTAATGATGGAATCATTTATTCCACCAGCCTTACCTTTACCTACACACCAGAACCAGGGCCGAGGCCACACTGCAGCGCAGCAGGAGCAATTCTCAGAGCCAACTCAAGCCAAGTGCCCACCAACGAATCAAACACAAACAGCGAGGGAAGTTACACAAACGCCAGCACAAATTCTACCAGTGTCACATCGTCCACAGCAACTGTGGTGTCCTAA
- the Rbpj gene encoding recombining binding protein suppressor of hairless isoform X2, with protein MTGLFYPHLLRKFGERPPPKRLTREAMRNYLKERGDQTVLILHAKVAQKSYGNEKRFFCPPPCVYLMGSGWKKKKEQMERDGCSEQESQPCAFIGIGNSDQEMQQLNLEGKNYCTAKTLYISDSDKRKHFMLSVKMFYGNSDDIGVFLSKRIKVISKPSKKKQSLKNADLCIASGTKVALFNRLRSQTVSTRYLHVEGGNFHASSQQWGAFYIHLLDDDESEGEEFTVRDGYIHYGQTVKLVCSVTGMALPRLIIRKVDKQTALLDADDPVSQLHKCAFYLKDTERMYLCLSQERIIQFQATPCPKEPNKEMINDGASWTIISTDKAEYTFYEGMGPVLAPVTPVPVVESLQLNGGGDVAMLELTGQNFTPNLRVWFGDVEAETMYRCGESMLCVVPDISAFREGWRWVRQPVQVPVTLVRNDGIIYSTSLTFTYTPEPGPRPHCSAAGAILRANSSQVPTNESNTNSEGSYTNASTNSTSVTSSTATVVS; from the exons GGAAGCTATGcgaaattatttaaaagaacgAGGAGATCAAACAGTACTCATTCTTCATGCAAAAGTTGCACAGAAGTCTTATGGAAATGAAAAACG atttttttgtCCTCCTCCTTGTGTGTATCTTATGGGCAGtggttggaagaaaaaaaaagaacaaatggaacGAGATGGTTGTTCTGAACAAGAGTCTCAACCCTGTGCATTTATTGGAATAGGAAATAGTGACCAAGAGATGCAACAGCTAAATTTGGAAGGGAAG AACTACTGCACAGCCAAAACACTGTACATATCTGattcagacaaaagaaaacacttcatgTTGTCTGTAAAGATGTTCTACGGTAACAGTGATGACATTGGTGTGTTCCTCAGCAAACGGATCAAAGTCATCTCCAAACCTTCCAAAAAGAAGCAGTCGCTGAAAAATGCTGACT TGTGTATTGCCTCAGGAACAAAGGTAGCTTTGTTTAATCGACTTCGATCCCAGACAGTTAGTACCAGATACCTGCATGTAGAAGGAGGAAATTTTCATGCCAGTTCACAGCAGTGGGGAGCATTTTATATTCATCTCT TGGATGATGATGAGTCAGAAGGAGAGGAGTTCACGGTCAGAGATGGTTACATCCATTATGGACAGACTGTCAAGCTCGTGTGCTCAGTTACTGGCATGGCACTCCCAAGATTG ATAATTAGGAAAGTTGATAAGCAGACAGCATTACTGGATGCAGATGACCCTGTATCACAACTCCATAAATGTGCATTTTACCTTAAGGATACAGAAAGAATGTACTTGTGCCTTTCTCAAGAAAGAATAATCCAATTTCAG gcCACTCCATGTCCGAAAGaaccaaataaagaaatgataaatgatgGCGCTTCCTGGACAATCATTAGCACAGATAAGGCAGAGTATACGTTCTATGAGGGGATGGGCCCTGTCCTTGCCCCAGTCACTCCTGTGCCTGTCGTAGAAAGTCTTCAG TTGAATGGCGGCGGGGACGTAGCAATGCTTGAACTTACAGGACAGAACTTTACTCCAAATTTACGAGTGTGGTTTGGGGATGTGGAAGCCGAAACAATGTACAG ATGTGGAGAGAGCATGCTCTGTGTGGTCCCAGACATTTCTGCATTCCGAGAAGGTTGGAGATGGGTCCGGCAGCCAGTCCAGGTTCCAGTAACTTTGGTCCGTAATGATGGAATCATTTATTCCACCAGCCTTACCTTTACCTACACACCAGAACCAGGGCCGAGGCCACACTGCAGCGCAGCAGGAGCAATTCTCAGAGCCAACTCAAGCCAAGTGCCCACCAACGAATCAAACACAAACAGCGAGGGAAGTTACACAAACGCCAGCACAAATTCTACCAGTGTCACATCGTCCACAGCAACTGTGGTGTCCTAA